A region from the Musa acuminata AAA Group cultivar baxijiao chromosome BXJ1-10, Cavendish_Baxijiao_AAA, whole genome shotgun sequence genome encodes:
- the LOC135595394 gene encoding uncharacterized protein LOC135595394, with protein sequence MVKLYVKTVPPTDLNKNTEWFMYSGVWTTYILILFFCWLLVLSVVGCTPGMAWTAVNLLHFAVTYYFFHWKKGTPFAEDQGIYNNLTWWEQMDDGRQLTRNRKFLIVVPVVLYLIASHTTDYRHPMLFLNTLAVAILVIAKFPNMHKVRIFGING encoded by the exons ATGGTGAAGCTCTACGTGAAGACGGTGCCGCCCACGGATCTGAACAAAAACACCGAATGGTTCATGTACTCCGGCGTCTGGACCACCTACatactcatcctcttcttctGCTGGCTCCTCGTGCTCTCCGTCGTCGGCTGCACCCCCGGCATGGCATGGACCGCTGTCAATCTCTTGCACTTTGCG GTTACCTATTACTTCTTCCATTGGAAAAAGGGCACTCCCTTTGCTGAAGACCAAGGTATCTATAACAACTTGACCTGGTGGGAGCAGATGGATGATGGCAGGCAACTAACCCGTAACAGGAAATTCTTGATTGTTGTACCTGTTGTCCT GTATCTGATAGCCTCGCACACAACGGACTACCGACATCCAATGCTGTTCCTGAATACACTTGCCGTAGCCATACTGGTAATTGCCAAGTTCCCAAACATGCACAAGGTCCGCATATTTGGGATCAATGGATGA
- the LOC135594946 gene encoding E3 ubiquitin-protein ligase At1g12760-like — MLLLRNLSDRRCVSDSIRRAGSRRVMMEPWLLVWEAFTEQLEERQSDWAYSRTVVFLDTLLNLAFVAAAAGVLVLSRDEAPSMPLRLWIGGYALQCVLFIVCVCVRFQRRHLQRDVEERSSHDRGGLGPSSPSDVVEARGCNADQGQNEEARSVSKDLEFASNMFSCIWWFVGFYCVSAGGQALIRDAPQLYWLCIVFLAFDCIGISIAVCCCVCIINIVYVVTDQQGGASDEDIRQLPTYKFRRIDNSEILFNEVQRSKGGMMIECGSDEPIEHVLSAEDAVCCICLSAYKDGVELRVPPCRHHFHCACIDKWLYINATCPLCKYNIV; from the exons atgCTGCTGCTTCGCAATCTCTCTGACCGACGCTGCGTCTCGGATTCCATCCGCCGGGCCGGCAGCCGGCGCGTGATGATGGAGCCGTGGTTGCTGGTTTGGGAGGCTTTCACGGAGCAGCTGGAGGAGCGGCAGAGCGACTGGGCCTACTCGAGGACTGTCGTGTTCCTCGACACCCTGTTGAACTTGGCGTTCGTGGCGGCGGCGGCCGGGGTCCTCGTCCTGAGCCGGGACGAGGCTCCGTCGATGCCGCTGAGGCTGTGGATTGGAGGGTATGCCCTTCAGTGCGTGCTCTTCATTGTGTGCGTCTGCGTTCGGTTCCAGCGGAGGCATCTGCAGAGGGACGTGGAGGAGCGGAGCAGCCACGATCGGGGGGGTTTGGGCCCTAGTTCTCCAAGCGATGTGGTGGAAGCCAGGGGTTGCAATGCTGATCAGGGTCAGAACGAGGAGGCGAGGAG TGTTTCCAAGGATCTGGAGTTTGCAAGCAATATGTTCTCATGCATATGGTGGTTCGTTGGTTTTTACTGTGTATCCGCTGGAGGCCAAGCCTTGATACGTGATGCACCACAGCTATACTG GCTTTGCATAGTTTTCCTAGCATTTGATTGCATTGGCATTAGCATTGCTGTTTGCTGTTGCGTATGTATCATCAACATTGTTTATGTTGTCACAGATCAG CAAGGAGGTGCATCTGATGAAGATATCCGCCAGCTTCCCACGTACAAATTCCGAAGGATTGACAATTCTGAGATACTTTTCAATGAAGTACAAAGATCAAAAGGTGGGATGATGATCGAGTGTGGCAGTGATGAACCAATTGAGCATGTTCTATCAGCGGAGGATGCT GTGTGCTGCATCTGCCTCTCTGCTTACAAGGATGGGGTAGAGCTGCGGGTGCCTCCTTGCCGCCACCATTTCCACTGTGCTTGCATAGATAAATGGCTCTACATCAATGCCACTTGCCCCTTATGCAAGTACAACATTGTATAG
- the LOC135595395 gene encoding plant UBX domain-containing protein 8-like isoform X1, translating into MARFSRDAIDTFMSITGAPEAVALQKLEERGGDLNEAINAHFSEVDRVNTNQGSVPPREDLMQTDDSFDSGPLRPSFPLLSATRDVNPFSLLDSKFGLFSSLFDGGGASSFPRHGPRVSHPREVREIPIDFKDDNRGSGPSGVGPRIEEVTGNETAHGHEIHGTVIIDDEDDDGIQPTHGGHGVKSSADTSLGQCAGPSVSPLADMTDYSNEIEEEMIKAAIEASKREAQQHDIHDHPKSPATDDTDLARAVSLSLKTAEQERVLRQQGVYVGENPSFMEVDDAEKDAAFNGRHGFVSADTGTSSQVKSEEENPFVLEESEDIEEQPLVRHRSRHLTPANVDSADSGQVSYSASGPPQPIDRHPQHNGHVFENDEWGGISSEEHDEAVMLEAAMFGGIPDGTSYRFGYPPRQMPRPPSPTLTAQRLLREQQDDEYLAALQADREKELKAQQEAQLRFLEEAAAREAALQKQKHEEEENQKKQLEEEELELKLAAKQSLLPQEPSLDDGNAVTLLVRMPDGSRRGRRFLKSDKLQLLFDYIDVGKVVKPGSYRLVRPYPRRAFTEEETQLSLSELGLTSKQEALFLELI; encoded by the exons ATGGCGAGGTTCTCGCGGGATGCGATCGACACCTTCATGAGCATCACCGGCGCCCCCGAGGCCGTCGCGCTGCAGAAGCTCGAG GAACGTGGTGGGGACCTGAATGAAGCTATTAATGCTCACTTTAGCGAAGTAGATAGGGTTAA CACAAATCAAGGGTCTGTCCCTCCTCGTGAAGATTTGATGCAGACAGATGACTCTTTTGACAGTGGGCCTCTAAGGCCTTCTTTTCCATTATTATCTGCTACTCGAGATGTGAACCCATTTTCTCTGCTTGATTCAAAATTTGGCCTTTTTTCAAGCCTTTTTGATGGTGGAGGTGCTTCCAGTTTTCCTAGACATGGTCCACGTGTTTCTCACCCAAGGGAGGTAAGGGAAATTCCCATTGATTTCAAGGATGACAACAGAGGAAGTGGACCTTCTGGTGTAGGACCTAGAATTGAGGAGGTCACTGGAAATGAAACTGCACATGGTCATGAGATTCATGGCACTGTCATCattgatgatgaagatgatgatggcaTTCAACCTACTCATGGTGGTCATGGTGTTAAATCCTCTGCTGACACCTCTCTTGGTCAGTGTGCTGGACCAAGTGTTTCCCCGTTGGCTGATATGACTGATTATAGCAATGAGATAGAAGAGGAAATGATCAAAGCTGCTATTGAAGCTTCCAAGCGAGAAGCTCAGCAACAT GATATTCATGATCACCCAAAGTCGCCTGCAACTGATGATACTGATCTTGCACGAGCCGTTTCATTGTCCTTGAAG ACAGCAGAACAAGAGAGAGTGCTACGTCAACAGGGTGTGTATGTTGGAGAGAATCCATCTTTTATGGAAGTAGATGATGCAGAAAAAGATGCTGCATTTAATGGAAG GCATGGATTTGTTTCAGCTGACACTGGAACCTCAAGTCAAGTGAAATCAGAGGAGGAAAATCCATTTGTTTTGGAAGAAAGTGAAGACATAGAGGAACAACCTTTAGTGAGACACCGTTCCAGGCATTTAACTCCTGCTAATGTAGATTCTGCAGACTCTGGACAAGTCAGCTATAGTGCTTCAGGTCCTCCACAGCCTATAGATAGGCACCCTCAGCATAATGGACATGTTTTTGAGAATGACGAG TGGGGTGGGATATCTTCCGAGGAGCATGATGAAGCTGTCATGCTTGAGGCTGCAATGTTCGGTGGTATTCCTGATGGAACATCATATCGTTTTGGATATCCACCTCGTCAAATGCCTCGTCCACCATCCCCTACACTTACAGCACAGCGCTTGTTAAGAGAGCAACAG GATGATGAGTATCTTGCAGCACTGCAAgctgatagagaaaaagaattgaagGCCCAGCAGGAGGCTCAACTTCGCTTTTTGGAAGAGGCTGCTGCCAGGGAAGCTGCTCTTCAGAAGCAGAAGCATGAAGAGGAGGAAAATCAAAAGAAACAGCTTGAGGAAGAG GAACTTGAGTTGAAGCTTGCTGCAAAGCAATCATTATTACCACAGGAGCCTTCTTTAGATGATGGAAATGCTGTGACTCTTCTCGTGCGTATGCCTGATGGAAGTAGGCGTGGACGTCGCTTTCTGAAATCTGACAAACTTCAG TTGCTTTTTGATTACATTGACGTTGGAAAGGTGGTTAAGCCCGGCTCCTACAGATTG GTGAGGCCATATCCTCGTCGTGCTTTCACCGAAGAAGAAACCCAACTATCCTTGAGCGAACTGGGCCTGACGAGCAAGCAAGAGGCACTGTTTCTAGAGTTgatttag
- the LOC135595395 gene encoding plant UBX domain-containing protein 8-like isoform X2, whose translation MQTDDSFDSGPLRPSFPLLSATRDVNPFSLLDSKFGLFSSLFDGGGASSFPRHGPRVSHPREVREIPIDFKDDNRGSGPSGVGPRIEEVTGNETAHGHEIHGTVIIDDEDDDGIQPTHGGHGVKSSADTSLGQCAGPSVSPLADMTDYSNEIEEEMIKAAIEASKREAQQHDIHDHPKSPATDDTDLARAVSLSLKTAEQERVLRQQGVYVGENPSFMEVDDAEKDAAFNGRHGFVSADTGTSSQVKSEEENPFVLEESEDIEEQPLVRHRSRHLTPANVDSADSGQVSYSASGPPQPIDRHPQHNGHVFENDEWGGISSEEHDEAVMLEAAMFGGIPDGTSYRFGYPPRQMPRPPSPTLTAQRLLREQQDDEYLAALQADREKELKAQQEAQLRFLEEAAAREAALQKQKHEEEENQKKQLEEEELELKLAAKQSLLPQEPSLDDGNAVTLLVRMPDGSRRGRRFLKSDKLQLLFDYIDVGKVVKPGSYRLVRPYPRRAFTEEETQLSLSELGLTSKQEALFLELI comes from the exons ATGCAGACAGATGACTCTTTTGACAGTGGGCCTCTAAGGCCTTCTTTTCCATTATTATCTGCTACTCGAGATGTGAACCCATTTTCTCTGCTTGATTCAAAATTTGGCCTTTTTTCAAGCCTTTTTGATGGTGGAGGTGCTTCCAGTTTTCCTAGACATGGTCCACGTGTTTCTCACCCAAGGGAGGTAAGGGAAATTCCCATTGATTTCAAGGATGACAACAGAGGAAGTGGACCTTCTGGTGTAGGACCTAGAATTGAGGAGGTCACTGGAAATGAAACTGCACATGGTCATGAGATTCATGGCACTGTCATCattgatgatgaagatgatgatggcaTTCAACCTACTCATGGTGGTCATGGTGTTAAATCCTCTGCTGACACCTCTCTTGGTCAGTGTGCTGGACCAAGTGTTTCCCCGTTGGCTGATATGACTGATTATAGCAATGAGATAGAAGAGGAAATGATCAAAGCTGCTATTGAAGCTTCCAAGCGAGAAGCTCAGCAACAT GATATTCATGATCACCCAAAGTCGCCTGCAACTGATGATACTGATCTTGCACGAGCCGTTTCATTGTCCTTGAAG ACAGCAGAACAAGAGAGAGTGCTACGTCAACAGGGTGTGTATGTTGGAGAGAATCCATCTTTTATGGAAGTAGATGATGCAGAAAAAGATGCTGCATTTAATGGAAG GCATGGATTTGTTTCAGCTGACACTGGAACCTCAAGTCAAGTGAAATCAGAGGAGGAAAATCCATTTGTTTTGGAAGAAAGTGAAGACATAGAGGAACAACCTTTAGTGAGACACCGTTCCAGGCATTTAACTCCTGCTAATGTAGATTCTGCAGACTCTGGACAAGTCAGCTATAGTGCTTCAGGTCCTCCACAGCCTATAGATAGGCACCCTCAGCATAATGGACATGTTTTTGAGAATGACGAG TGGGGTGGGATATCTTCCGAGGAGCATGATGAAGCTGTCATGCTTGAGGCTGCAATGTTCGGTGGTATTCCTGATGGAACATCATATCGTTTTGGATATCCACCTCGTCAAATGCCTCGTCCACCATCCCCTACACTTACAGCACAGCGCTTGTTAAGAGAGCAACAG GATGATGAGTATCTTGCAGCACTGCAAgctgatagagaaaaagaattgaagGCCCAGCAGGAGGCTCAACTTCGCTTTTTGGAAGAGGCTGCTGCCAGGGAAGCTGCTCTTCAGAAGCAGAAGCATGAAGAGGAGGAAAATCAAAAGAAACAGCTTGAGGAAGAG GAACTTGAGTTGAAGCTTGCTGCAAAGCAATCATTATTACCACAGGAGCCTTCTTTAGATGATGGAAATGCTGTGACTCTTCTCGTGCGTATGCCTGATGGAAGTAGGCGTGGACGTCGCTTTCTGAAATCTGACAAACTTCAG TTGCTTTTTGATTACATTGACGTTGGAAAGGTGGTTAAGCCCGGCTCCTACAGATTG GTGAGGCCATATCCTCGTCGTGCTTTCACCGAAGAAGAAACCCAACTATCCTTGAGCGAACTGGGCCTGACGAGCAAGCAAGAGGCACTGTTTCTAGAGTTgatttag